A window from Opitutia bacterium ISCC 52 encodes these proteins:
- a CDS encoding sulfatase-like hydrolase/transferase, protein MKYPTRALALLCFALVTFLFLQSGSWAKSSPEQPNIIFLLADDMGYGDLGSFGSKIIQSPNLDRMASEGMKLTQCYAASPNCSPARTGMLTGRTPYRVGMYDFARFETLHVPTDETTVAEKLKTAGYQTMFAGKWHLSGDFYSGKQPYPGDHGFDHWLAHESNFGKDAKGFLRNGKPVEQVEGWMSEVVVNETMDWLDQRDEDKPFYANLWFSEPHTPVLAADEFRTLYPKEKIASHLEYLKVSGGPTVKRRDVLKAPDLYFGCVTMLDHHIGRLLKYLDEKGLTENTLIVFTSDNGPEHRTPTAFGSSANLSGAKGHMHEGGIRVPGIVRWPGRVEAGSVNDEPINGTDWLPTFCAAAGINPTSEKPLDGTNTLPALVDQKELDREVPLFWWLWHARGGFETAMRIGDYKLLATMVPQKDPGSSNDAVHPEGWSILKFIKEAELSRFTLYNLEKDPAEQNNLATKQAKRFERLKNRMVGLYEEIQAEGPDIDMYRKQRN, encoded by the coding sequence ATGAAATACCCTACCCGGGCATTGGCCCTACTCTGTTTTGCGCTTGTCACTTTCCTGTTTTTGCAATCGGGAAGCTGGGCGAAGTCTTCTCCTGAACAGCCCAACATTATCTTCCTCCTCGCCGATGACATGGGCTATGGCGATCTGGGTAGTTTCGGTTCCAAGATCATTCAATCGCCCAACTTGGATCGGATGGCTTCCGAAGGCATGAAGCTGACTCAGTGCTATGCCGCAAGTCCGAATTGTTCTCCTGCTCGCACGGGAATGCTAACGGGTCGCACACCCTATCGAGTCGGCATGTATGACTTTGCCCGTTTCGAAACCCTCCATGTCCCAACCGATGAAACCACAGTAGCTGAGAAGCTCAAGACTGCCGGTTATCAAACCATGTTTGCTGGAAAATGGCACCTCTCAGGTGACTTCTATTCAGGCAAACAACCCTACCCAGGAGATCATGGTTTCGATCATTGGCTAGCCCATGAAAGTAACTTTGGGAAAGACGCCAAAGGTTTCCTGAGGAACGGAAAGCCAGTCGAGCAAGTCGAAGGCTGGATGAGCGAAGTGGTTGTGAACGAGACAATGGATTGGTTGGACCAACGGGATGAAGATAAACCGTTTTACGCCAACCTTTGGTTCAGCGAACCCCACACACCGGTTCTAGCTGCGGATGAATTTCGGACCCTTTATCCCAAAGAGAAAATAGCTTCTCACCTCGAGTATCTAAAAGTATCGGGCGGCCCAACGGTCAAACGTAGAGACGTACTCAAAGCCCCTGACCTTTACTTTGGTTGCGTAACCATGCTCGACCACCACATCGGTCGACTCCTCAAATACCTTGATGAAAAAGGGCTCACAGAAAACACTCTAATAGTTTTCACTTCCGACAACGGCCCCGAACACCGGACACCCACTGCCTTCGGTAGCTCGGCCAACTTGAGCGGCGCCAAGGGGCACATGCACGAAGGCGGGATCCGCGTTCCCGGCATCGTCCGTTGGCCCGGCCGAGTCGAAGCGGGAAGCGTCAACGATGAACCTATAAACGGAACAGATTGGCTTCCCACCTTCTGTGCAGCAGCAGGCATCAATCCTACTTCCGAAAAACCTCTCGATGGCACCAACACGCTCCCGGCTCTAGTTGATCAAAAGGAACTCGACCGTGAGGTCCCCCTCTTCTGGTGGCTCTGGCACGCTCGCGGTGGATTTGAAACCGCTATGCGCATAGGCGACTACAAGCTGCTCGCGACCATGGTTCCCCAAAAAGACCCCGGAAGCAGCAATGACGCTGTTCATCCCGAGGGATGGTCTATTTTGAAATTTATTAAAGAAGCTGAGCTCTCTCGCTTTACACTCTACAATCTCGAGAAAGATCCGGCAGAGCAAAACAACCTGGCGACTAAGCAAGCAAAACGATTCGAACGCCTCAAGAACCGCATGGTGGGGCTATACGAGGAGATCCAAGCCGAAGGCCCGGACATAGACATGTATCGGAAGCAGAGAAATTAA
- a CDS encoding NAD(P)-dependent oxidoreductase, giving the protein MQKQSILITGVYGLVGSCIYRHLSAKPDWYDVYGLDRNKERSSRLHPDEFTEVPEDRFILSDLSNEGELKKQFKGINTIVHMAADPDDQAAWESTLKNNIEATQHLFEAAKASGIGRVIYASSIQVSFGYFRNMEPYKSIYEMDYKNVPESYDHISVTAPTWPVNFYGSSKVFGEALARMYSSTTDLSCICIRMGGIHSKDQVPQAVLPNASTKNDMVRLVECCLRAPDSVQFEILYGLSNSDYRWVDLKHSEDAVGYLPEDSIHLEA; this is encoded by the coding sequence ATGCAGAAACAATCCATTCTTATCACTGGCGTTTACGGGCTGGTTGGAAGCTGTATTTATAGACACTTGTCTGCAAAGCCCGATTGGTACGATGTTTATGGATTGGATCGAAACAAAGAAAGATCATCGCGCCTTCACCCAGACGAGTTCACCGAAGTGCCAGAAGACCGTTTTATTTTATCGGACCTGTCGAATGAAGGTGAGCTTAAAAAGCAGTTTAAGGGAATCAATACCATCGTCCATATGGCCGCTGATCCCGACGACCAAGCTGCTTGGGAAAGCACATTAAAAAATAACATAGAAGCCACTCAGCACCTGTTTGAGGCCGCTAAGGCTTCAGGAATTGGACGAGTGATCTATGCGAGTTCCATCCAAGTAAGTTTTGGATATTTCCGTAATATGGAGCCCTATAAGAGCATCTACGAGATGGACTATAAAAACGTCCCGGAATCGTATGATCACATTTCTGTCACAGCTCCTACCTGGCCGGTAAACTTTTATGGCTCAAGCAAGGTTTTTGGAGAGGCACTGGCACGTATGTATAGCAGCACAACAGATCTGTCCTGTATCTGTATCCGGATGGGCGGCATCCACTCTAAGGATCAAGTACCGCAAGCTGTTTTGCCAAACGCGAGCACCAAGAACGACATGGTTCGCCTGGTCGAGTGCTGCCTAAGAGCCCCCGATAGTGTTCAGTTTGAAATTCTCTACGGCCTTTCAAATAGTGATTACCGATGGGTAGACTTAAAGCACTCTGAAGATGCAGTCGGGTACTTACCGGAAGACAGTATACATTTAGAGGCTTAA
- a CDS encoding Gfo/Idh/MocA family oxidoreductase, whose translation MSNKIERRTFIKSGVAASLALSTAPAILQGKDDRKIKLGIIGIGGRGTGMLKTTMRLPNVSVTAVCDTFPRNLKAAQDLVEKTQGARPDGYADHELSYLDLLERDDLDGVIICTPWELHIPMTIAAMKAGKYAATEVGPASSVDECWELVNTYEETRVPCMLLENYCYFRYNMAVLNMVRQGLFGELIHCTCGYGHDLRERIVLGKGTGPTAKGEGDYRSTHNEHRNGELYPTHGFGPIAQCLNIQRGNRIQHLTSTASKSRGLSQWSKDNLDSSHKRRNIHWNQGDIVTTTLKCFNGETVVMTFDTRLPRPMSFMYQVQGTAGMWMQDGDSSSKEKSVIYLDGKSPKHQWEPFGPFQEKYEHPLWKSYLHEAETAGHGGTDFLELREFVACIRNQSSPPIDAYDAAAWMAIAPLSEASISTGSSPMAFPDFTDGAWMTNKPIFGLV comes from the coding sequence ATGAGTAATAAAATAGAACGACGCACTTTCATAAAAAGCGGCGTAGCGGCCAGCCTCGCCCTATCTACAGCGCCCGCCATCCTCCAAGGCAAAGACGATCGAAAGATCAAACTGGGAATCATCGGTATCGGTGGCCGTGGAACGGGTATGCTCAAGACAACCATGCGATTACCCAACGTTAGCGTGACCGCCGTTTGTGATACATTTCCGAGAAACCTGAAAGCGGCACAAGACCTGGTTGAGAAAACGCAAGGGGCAAGGCCCGATGGCTATGCTGACCACGAACTGTCCTATTTGGATCTTTTAGAACGGGATGATCTGGATGGCGTGATTATTTGCACCCCCTGGGAGCTACACATTCCCATGACCATAGCGGCCATGAAGGCGGGTAAATATGCGGCGACAGAGGTAGGACCTGCTTCGTCAGTCGACGAGTGCTGGGAACTCGTCAACACCTATGAGGAAACACGAGTCCCCTGCATGCTTTTGGAAAACTACTGCTATTTTCGATACAACATGGCCGTGCTGAACATGGTGCGCCAGGGTCTCTTTGGAGAATTGATTCATTGCACCTGTGGTTATGGGCACGACCTGCGTGAGCGCATTGTTCTTGGAAAAGGAACAGGACCGACCGCCAAAGGAGAGGGTGATTACCGATCGACTCACAACGAACATCGCAATGGAGAGCTTTATCCGACGCATGGTTTCGGTCCCATAGCTCAATGCCTGAATATCCAACGCGGTAATCGCATTCAACACCTGACATCCACCGCTTCCAAATCGCGAGGACTCAGCCAATGGTCTAAAGACAATCTCGATTCAAGTCACAAGCGGCGAAACATTCATTGGAACCAGGGTGACATCGTAACAACCACGTTGAAATGCTTTAACGGAGAGACCGTGGTCATGACCTTTGATACACGACTGCCCCGCCCCATGAGTTTCATGTATCAGGTTCAAGGAACGGCTGGCATGTGGATGCAAGATGGGGATTCTTCCTCCAAGGAAAAATCAGTGATCTACCTCGATGGCAAAAGCCCGAAGCACCAATGGGAACCCTTTGGACCCTTCCAGGAAAAGTATGAGCACCCTCTCTGGAAAAGTTATTTGCATGAAGCGGAAACAGCCGGTCACGGCGGAACCGATTTTCTCGAGCTGCGCGAATTTGTCGCCTGTATCAGGAATCAATCTTCGCCTCCCATTGACGCTTATGATGCAGCGGCCTGGATGGCCATTGCTCCACTCTCTGAAGCATCGATTTCCACCGGCAGCTCCCCCATGGCTTTCCCCGACTTTACCGACGGCGCCTGGATGACGAACAAACCCATCTTTGGACTCGTCTAA
- a CDS encoding BNR-4 repeat-containing protein, with protein MKRRDFVKTALAVPVAGVIPKWSWASDKTEGILPFGYKGGKKMLYDNRQRPQAVYLNGKVFIGYKGNSVERVTANNGDRSGGGKAYTLLISYDPKTRTFSEPVHLGKPTTDHHYCPIVWADNEGHLHVLHGCHRTPGTHLISKKPGEMGTDESSGWIKAQDIASGMSYPTLFQVYDNSQVIYYRTAGHTSSWTYSLSTDNGRTWKARDKDVTDLDLVSHPDWSTYHCKVTSADGRFLHVIFTDYDDNKAKEPRRFYNPRYKHEVSNEWKYNLSYVKINLETQEVLNERNEVLDTPVDYYTAKEKCMIWDTDWRGAGVPPAVMLDENNNPALLHVLSEQDIRTHTYYYVRKDVTGRWVQTPITASNHQWNSGYIRRDKKGHIHAYVIVGEGYLDLEGVNNSHGGGRIEQWISKDKGYSWSKHRDISPDPKKYAGMRYNNVQPVLRPDGSAVDGMLLFYGWKHEREPDGVAFLLDESKKA; from the coding sequence ATGAAAAGAAGAGATTTTGTAAAAACAGCCCTGGCAGTGCCAGTCGCGGGCGTAATACCCAAGTGGTCATGGGCCTCAGATAAAACAGAGGGCATCCTCCCATTTGGCTACAAAGGTGGAAAGAAGATGCTTTATGACAACCGTCAGCGACCACAAGCCGTCTATTTAAACGGTAAGGTATTTATTGGTTACAAAGGCAACTCCGTTGAACGCGTAACAGCCAACAACGGTGATCGCTCCGGGGGTGGTAAAGCGTATACCCTGCTCATCAGCTACGATCCCAAAACGAGAACCTTTTCGGAACCCGTACACTTGGGAAAGCCGACCACCGACCATCACTATTGTCCCATTGTGTGGGCCGATAACGAAGGTCACCTCCATGTGCTTCATGGCTGCCACAGAACGCCTGGCACTCACTTGATTTCCAAGAAACCAGGAGAAATGGGTACGGACGAATCATCGGGTTGGATCAAGGCCCAGGATATTGCTTCCGGCATGTCCTACCCCACCCTGTTTCAAGTGTATGACAACAGCCAGGTGATCTATTATCGAACCGCCGGTCACACCAGTTCCTGGACCTACAGCCTCAGCACAGACAATGGTCGCACCTGGAAGGCACGCGACAAAGATGTCACGGACCTCGACTTGGTATCGCATCCAGATTGGTCCACCTACCACTGTAAAGTAACCAGTGCCGATGGGCGTTTCTTACATGTCATTTTCACCGACTACGATGACAACAAAGCCAAAGAGCCCAGGCGGTTCTATAATCCACGCTACAAGCACGAGGTGAGTAATGAGTGGAAATATAATCTGTCCTATGTGAAAATAAATCTCGAGACCCAAGAGGTGCTTAACGAACGTAATGAAGTACTCGATACACCGGTTGATTATTACACCGCCAAAGAAAAGTGCATGATCTGGGACACCGATTGGCGCGGTGCTGGTGTTCCTCCAGCAGTGATGTTGGATGAAAACAACAATCCGGCGTTACTGCACGTGTTGTCCGAACAGGACATAAGAACACACACTTACTATTATGTAAGAAAAGATGTTACCGGCCGCTGGGTTCAGACACCTATCACTGCATCCAATCACCAATGGAATAGTGGCTATATTCGTAGAGACAAAAAAGGTCACATCCACGCCTATGTAATCGTTGGAGAAGGTTACCTTGATCTTGAAGGGGTTAACAACTCCCACGGCGGAGGAAGGATCGAGCAATGGATTTCAAAAGACAAAGGTTATAGCTGGAGTAAGCATCGAGACATTTCGCCTGATCCTAAAAAGTATGCGGGCATGCGTTACAACAATGTGCAACCCGTACTACGCCCGGACGGTTCTGCAGTAGATGGGATGCTCTTGTTCTACGGTTGGAAGCACGAGCGTGAGCCTGATGGTGTGGCGTTTCTGTTGGACGAGAGCAAGAAAGCATAG
- a CDS encoding M28 family peptidase, which translates to MKRNILRGLTLLLFISASLEGSNSPIRERLMGAAYLDNQAYHLLEEMSDRFGGRITGSASNEQSMTFIQEALEKEGIKSWQESFTFPGWVRGKDEAVLIEPVNRPLRAIALGYVQSHPSFSAEVTLIDKSKEEEITAELKGKIGLVPANVKLSTKTIDLLVNERGLKGLLLINRKNGGQLLARTQHREGSPSPIPVYTITEEEGHWLKRLIKRGETPSVQLTTRSETKPMRTANLVATLPGQVEEKIVIGAHFDSWDLGQGALDNGLGIAQAYDVARLLKAIHPNNHYTLEFVWFNAEEFGLYGSYAYMEKHKNDPIRAMINMDMVGDPIGINAMGFDSLIPFLEEFSNQLNALSFTRAMDNKPWNGSDHMPFIIQGIPSITLYAPINEASSRFYHDFGDTFDKVDETTLSKSIAIISLLAYELANDDKLNLPRLTEEETIALLRKAKLENPLRESGYWPFAD; encoded by the coding sequence ATGAAACGTAATATCCTTAGAGGACTGACTCTACTTCTCTTTATTTCTGCATCGCTCGAAGGAAGCAACTCACCCATCCGGGAACGCCTGATGGGAGCTGCCTATCTAGATAACCAAGCCTATCATCTGCTCGAGGAGATGTCGGATCGCTTTGGTGGACGTATCACAGGATCAGCATCGAACGAACAATCGATGACATTTATTCAAGAAGCTTTGGAGAAAGAAGGGATCAAATCGTGGCAAGAATCCTTTACCTTCCCGGGCTGGGTTCGGGGTAAGGACGAAGCGGTTTTAATTGAGCCTGTGAACCGACCCTTGAGAGCGATTGCACTTGGTTACGTTCAATCCCATCCAAGCTTTTCGGCAGAGGTCACACTCATCGACAAATCGAAGGAGGAAGAAATAACGGCAGAGTTGAAGGGTAAAATCGGGCTGGTCCCTGCGAACGTCAAATTGAGCACCAAGACGATTGATCTCCTGGTGAATGAACGTGGGCTCAAAGGCCTTCTCCTGATCAACCGTAAGAACGGAGGACAACTCCTGGCTCGAACACAGCACCGTGAGGGCAGTCCTTCACCCATACCGGTTTATACAATCACTGAAGAAGAAGGACACTGGCTAAAACGACTCATTAAACGAGGAGAAACTCCAAGCGTTCAATTGACCACGCGATCAGAGACCAAACCAATGCGAACGGCCAACCTGGTAGCCACACTCCCCGGTCAAGTAGAAGAGAAGATCGTCATCGGAGCACACTTCGATTCCTGGGATCTTGGTCAGGGAGCTTTGGACAATGGATTGGGAATTGCCCAGGCCTATGACGTCGCTCGACTCTTGAAAGCCATCCACCCGAATAATCACTACACCCTGGAGTTTGTTTGGTTCAACGCAGAGGAATTTGGCCTGTATGGATCTTATGCCTACATGGAGAAACACAAGAACGATCCAATAAGGGCTATGATCAACATGGACATGGTCGGAGACCCCATCGGGATCAATGCCATGGGATTCGACTCGCTGATTCCTTTCCTCGAAGAATTTTCAAATCAGCTAAACGCGCTCTCCTTCACAAGAGCCATGGACAACAAACCCTGGAATGGAAGCGATCACATGCCTTTCATTATACAAGGCATTCCTTCGATCACGCTCTACGCTCCGATCAATGAAGCATCATCCCGATTCTATCACGACTTTGGTGATACCTTCGATAAAGTGGATGAAACAACCCTTTCAAAATCCATCGCGATCATCAGCCTCTTAGCCTATGAGTTGGCTAATGACGATAAGCTCAACCTACCCCGTCTTACCGAAGAGGAAACCATCGCCCTGCTTCGTAAAGCCAAACTCGAGAACCCATTACGGGAATCTGGATACTGGCCGTTCGCCGATTGA
- a CDS encoding DUF1080 domain-containing protein, with the protein MKQLASLLYLLCFASLLHAEEEFQPLFNGKNLDGWDGSPAHWKVADGIVIGTNSGPEDLKHNSFLIWQGGTVKDFELQATVRILGDNNSGIQYRSRTLPEIGPWVISGYQCDIHPALEHTGMTYEEKGRGIFGLNGKKVALDLEGNRWLTSEHEAVKVDLSEWNVFTVIARGNQMIHKVNGQITSELVDHHESGRSLEGLLAIQLHRGNPNSVHIKDLRIKTLTDGKILPLDMNTLSKEAQPIDKPRTVNPQGVGPVQKAR; encoded by the coding sequence ATGAAACAGCTAGCATCACTACTGTATCTACTCTGCTTCGCATCACTACTTCATGCTGAGGAGGAGTTCCAACCTTTGTTCAATGGGAAGAACCTCGATGGCTGGGATGGATCCCCCGCTCATTGGAAAGTGGCGGATGGAATTGTCATCGGGACCAATTCCGGACCAGAGGATTTGAAGCATAACAGCTTCCTCATTTGGCAGGGAGGCACGGTCAAAGACTTTGAGCTACAGGCTACCGTCCGCATTCTCGGTGACAACAATTCGGGTATCCAATACCGTAGTCGCACACTTCCTGAAATCGGCCCCTGGGTCATTTCTGGCTATCAGTGCGACATCCATCCGGCCCTCGAACATACCGGTATGACTTACGAAGAAAAGGGACGTGGTATCTTTGGGCTCAATGGGAAGAAGGTGGCTCTCGACTTAGAAGGTAATCGTTGGCTGACCTCCGAACACGAAGCAGTGAAGGTAGATCTTTCCGAGTGGAATGTATTCACAGTCATCGCTCGCGGAAACCAGATGATTCACAAAGTTAATGGACAGATCACTTCTGAGCTGGTTGATCATCACGAATCAGGCCGATCACTGGAAGGGCTACTCGCGATCCAATTGCATCGTGGGAATCCAAACAGCGTACACATAAAGGATCTTCGGATAAAAACACTGACCGACGGTAAAATCCTCCCACTCGACATGAACACACTTTCCAAGGAAGCCCAACCGATCGACAAACCAAGGACGGTCAATCCGCAAGGTGTTGGTCCCGTGCAAAAAGCAAGGTAA
- a CDS encoding C1 family peptidase gives MHLRISQRFLLQTLVILLSLGLSVLSSSSSESENAGPSGFDKLTVGKNTYYKVRVNAVTPDAITIFHSKGITKVPLSKLSPDLQKAFNFDPEESANYLQEQRQRSEQAIAERQRLMKAAQARSSEKESSDLLQKLNAPIELKESMDLRPRIRELSLISKSQGLRPSCAVFAVVSALEIQSARHTNRAARLSEEYLIWATRKSLGLDKMASRMKGYKVVGADAGFALMEVVSAVRSYGVPTQSEMPNTFGKGMDAIESPPEQLIQNARERGKITAYNVAARDPSTSLEYIVKILNEKQPVVIGMGWPTWRKLGRGHFLSKQTAREGYAHAVTLVGYKCETGRLEDTRFIFKNSYGVSWGMGGYGIATYEYLLKNLGSAIYLDTISI, from the coding sequence ATGCATTTAAGAATTTCCCAACGATTCCTCCTCCAAACCTTGGTAATATTGCTGAGTTTGGGACTGTCCGTGCTCTCAAGTTCTTCCTCTGAATCTGAAAACGCTGGGCCTTCAGGATTCGACAAACTGACGGTGGGTAAAAATACCTACTACAAAGTCCGTGTGAATGCGGTCACGCCGGATGCGATTACCATATTTCATTCCAAGGGTATTACCAAAGTTCCACTGTCCAAGCTTTCACCAGACTTACAGAAGGCATTTAATTTTGATCCGGAGGAGTCGGCTAACTATCTTCAAGAGCAGCGGCAACGGTCAGAGCAGGCCATTGCTGAGCGCCAACGGCTCATGAAAGCTGCGCAAGCGCGTTCCTCCGAAAAGGAGTCTTCAGATCTGCTTCAAAAGCTTAATGCTCCAATCGAGCTCAAAGAGTCGATGGATCTTCGACCTAGAATACGAGAGCTGTCTCTCATCTCCAAAAGCCAAGGCCTACGACCCAGTTGTGCAGTGTTTGCAGTGGTGAGTGCTTTGGAAATACAAAGTGCCAGACATACCAATAGAGCGGCTCGGCTTTCGGAAGAGTATTTAATTTGGGCGACGCGCAAATCGCTGGGCTTAGACAAAATGGCCTCTCGAATGAAAGGGTACAAAGTCGTGGGGGCGGATGCGGGTTTTGCACTTATGGAAGTCGTATCGGCTGTGCGCAGCTATGGGGTTCCTACCCAAAGCGAAATGCCTAATACCTTCGGTAAAGGTATGGATGCCATCGAATCTCCCCCCGAGCAGCTCATTCAAAATGCACGTGAACGTGGTAAAATCACCGCTTACAATGTAGCTGCCCGTGATCCTTCAACCAGCTTGGAATACATCGTTAAGATATTAAACGAGAAGCAACCGGTGGTCATTGGGATGGGGTGGCCCACTTGGCGGAAATTGGGTCGAGGGCATTTCCTTTCCAAGCAGACGGCCAGAGAAGGATACGCTCATGCCGTAACTTTGGTCGGGTACAAATGCGAGACGGGCCGACTGGAGGATACCCGGTTTATCTTTAAGAATTCCTACGGGGTAAGTTGGGGGATGGGTGGCTACGGAATTGCCACCTATGAATATCTCTTAAAGAACTTAGGCAGTGCCATCTACTTAGATACCATTTCGATCTAA
- a CDS encoding TauD/TfdA family dioxygenase: MTSEPNTIPEFTSFNIRPLTGSLGAEILDTDLSHASDEEIAQVQQALDHYHVLAIRDQKLDPNSFHKLARRFGPFSGNPVHVPLEGFDDLVRFTREAEDRGPVVGEDLHMDLAWMEIPPGTTILYGEEIPPVGGDTMFASLSAAYEGLSDAMRDLIHNLVGVHSGKGVFALNASHATAFSVKESGQKVDDIETAHPLVCRHPNTGRKHLYISRALCRFVGMTEAESKPIIDYLITHAQKVEYACRLRWAPNTLTMWANTCLMHAAINDYSGQRRVVLRTTVAGARPLAAGD; the protein is encoded by the coding sequence GTGACAAGCGAACCCAATACCATCCCCGAGTTTACCTCTTTTAACATACGACCTCTGACAGGCAGTCTGGGGGCAGAGATTCTGGACACCGATCTGAGCCATGCCAGTGACGAGGAGATTGCCCAAGTGCAACAAGCGCTCGACCACTATCACGTATTAGCCATACGAGATCAAAAGCTAGATCCCAATAGTTTCCATAAACTGGCTCGAAGGTTTGGTCCATTCAGTGGAAATCCGGTTCATGTCCCACTCGAAGGTTTCGATGATTTGGTTCGGTTTACTCGCGAGGCAGAAGACCGTGGTCCGGTGGTCGGTGAAGATTTGCATATGGATCTGGCTTGGATGGAAATTCCACCAGGTACAACCATACTTTATGGCGAAGAAATACCTCCCGTCGGAGGAGATACAATGTTTGCGAGTTTATCAGCTGCTTATGAAGGATTATCGGACGCGATGCGCGATCTCATCCATAATTTGGTCGGAGTTCACAGTGGAAAAGGAGTTTTCGCACTCAATGCGTCTCACGCCACTGCCTTTTCTGTGAAAGAAAGTGGGCAGAAGGTTGATGATATTGAGACCGCGCATCCGCTGGTGTGTCGCCATCCAAATACGGGTCGAAAGCACTTGTATATAAGTCGTGCGCTTTGCCGTTTCGTCGGCATGACGGAGGCAGAGAGCAAACCGATTATCGATTATCTTATAACGCACGCCCAGAAAGTAGAGTATGCCTGCAGACTACGATGGGCACCCAATACACTCACCATGTGGGCGAATACCTGTCTTATGCATGCCGCTATCAATGACTATTCTGGACAACGGCGAGTTGTTTTAAGAACGACCGTTGCTGGCGCACGTCCCTTGGCCGCAGGGGATTAG
- a CDS encoding amino acid permease has protein sequence MENTTSDEPQSPVSSKEKGPTLRRALGPRIAIAVVVGNVIGSGIFLKPGNIAAESGNFGLIISVWVFGGVLCILGALCLAELAAMLPKAGGMYVYIREAYGRKVAFLAGWNEFLFAKPASIGALSIAFTGSLGLSMGWQLSGFQQAMLATLVIILLSWVNIMGVLWGGRLQLAVTVVKALFLGLVAAIPFILIPFVEQSIQVSNYGTIIEPRQISLSAQVGVVLLAVMWAYNGWNGVVPLAEEIKSPQRNLPISLFAGIGILIALYLAANFAYHGVLSMEEMASAGNHVAEQMLLKLVGPAGMAAMSAVIMCSTFGAINTNLLIAPRVTFAMGRDGVFFRTLGRVHPEYQTPVPAILVTALMAIGLVFLVPLGQHLVRDVSVEEIASPVMQLIVGSLQDSSIFELLTNFIIFSLGGFVSLAVFAVIVLRFKQPDLARPYRSWGYPVTPVIFLSVYIWFMIQIYLNKPLESRIGLLFIALGIPVYFLYQKWSSSSKTER, from the coding sequence ATGGAAAACACTACGAGCGACGAACCCCAGTCCCCTGTTTCGTCAAAAGAGAAAGGACCTACTCTACGCCGGGCACTCGGTCCTCGAATTGCGATCGCGGTTGTGGTGGGCAATGTGATCGGCTCGGGCATTTTTCTGAAACCAGGTAACATTGCAGCCGAGTCAGGTAACTTTGGATTAATCATTTCGGTATGGGTGTTTGGCGGAGTGCTTTGTATTCTCGGAGCACTCTGTCTAGCTGAGTTGGCGGCGATGTTACCCAAAGCAGGAGGTATGTATGTTTACATCCGTGAAGCCTATGGGCGTAAGGTGGCTTTCCTTGCCGGGTGGAATGAGTTTTTATTCGCCAAACCAGCGAGTATCGGCGCTCTTTCGATTGCGTTCACCGGCTCACTCGGACTTTCGATGGGGTGGCAGTTATCGGGGTTTCAACAAGCGATGTTGGCAACCTTGGTTATTATTCTGCTTTCCTGGGTAAACATCATGGGCGTGCTTTGGGGTGGGCGTTTGCAACTGGCAGTTACGGTTGTCAAAGCCCTTTTTCTTGGACTGGTGGCAGCCATTCCGTTCATACTTATTCCCTTCGTTGAGCAGAGCATCCAAGTCTCCAATTATGGGACCATTATTGAGCCGAGACAAATCTCCCTATCTGCTCAGGTAGGTGTGGTGTTACTTGCCGTCATGTGGGCCTATAACGGTTGGAATGGTGTCGTTCCGTTGGCTGAAGAAATAAAATCCCCTCAGCGCAATCTCCCCATTTCTCTGTTTGCTGGAATCGGTATTCTTATAGCCCTCTATCTGGCTGCGAATTTCGCCTACCATGGAGTGCTTTCCATGGAAGAAATGGCCTCCGCTGGAAATCACGTTGCCGAGCAAATGCTGCTCAAGTTGGTCGGGCCTGCAGGGATGGCAGCTATGTCTGCTGTGATCATGTGCAGCACCTTTGGCGCGATAAATACCAATTTGCTCATCGCTCCGCGCGTGACCTTTGCCATGGGCCGAGATGGGGTGTTCTTCCGGACACTGGGACGTGTGCACCCCGAGTATCAAACTCCGGTTCCTGCGATTCTAGTGACCGCTTTGATGGCCATCGGCCTGGTATTCCTCGTGCCGCTTGGTCAGCACCTCGTCAGGGATGTTTCAGTGGAAGAGATCGCTTCGCCCGTGATGCAACTCATTGTTGGAAGCCTCCAGGATTCTTCGATCTTTGAACTGTTGACCAATTTTATTATTTTTTCTCTTGGAGGGTTTGTTAGTCTGGCTGTTTTTGCTGTGATTGTCCTCCGATTTAAACAACCAGATCTTGCTCGGCCCTATAGGTCTTGGGGATATCCCGTGACTCCAGTCATCTTCCTCAGCGTTTATATCTGGTTCATGATTCAGATTTACCTCAACAAACCCCTTGAGTCGCGGATTGGGCTGTTGTTTATCGCATTGGGCATTCCCGTTTATTTCCTCTACCAGAAATGGTCTTCATCCTCCAAAACGGAAAGATAG